The nucleotide window TCAGATGGATACCCAATCCGATGAAAATAGCGAGACATGCCCTTCCACACCCGGCCAACTGGCCTTGGGCAAACTGCTCGTTGAAGAATGTAACTCCATTGGTCTGCAAGAAGTGACGATGGATGAGAACGGTTATGTCATGGCTACACTGCCATCCAATACCGACAAAGATGTTCCCGTGATCGGTTTCCTGGCTCACCTTGATACAGCGACCGACTTTACAGGTAAAGATGTTAAACCGCAGGTTATTGATAACTATGACGGTGCTGACATTGTGCTGAACTCCGAACTGGATGTTGTGTTGTCCAACAAAGATTTCCCGGAACTGCACGAATATAAAGGCCACACGCTGATCACAACCGATGGTACAACGTTGCTTGGTGCTGACAATAAGGCAGGCATTGCCGAGATCATGACGGCGATGGCCTATCTGATTGAGCACCCGGAAGTGAAACACGGTAAGATTCGGGTTGCTTTTACTCCGGATGAAGAGATTGGCCGTGGACCGCACAAGTTTGACGTGGCTGCTTTTGGAGCCAAATATGCTTACACAGTTGACGGTGGACCACTTGGTGAGCTGGAATACGAGAGCTTTAACGCAGCTGCCGCCAAAATTACCGTACGAGGTACCAATGTACATCCCGGAACTGCGAAGGATAAAATGGTGAACTCTCTGAAAATTGCGATGGAATTGAATCGTCGCCTGCCTGTAGAGGAAGCTCCTGAATTCACGGACGCTTACGATGGTTTCTACCATCTGCTGTCTCTGGAGGGTGACGTTGAGCTGACGAAAATGAGCTACATCATCCGTGATTTCGACCGTGAGAAGTTTGAAGAGCGCAAAACGAATCTGTTGAATATCGTGAATGAACTGAAGTCTAAATACGGAGAGAAAAGCATCACGGTCGAATTGAATGACCAGTACTATAACATGCGTGAGAAAATTGAACCGGTACGCCAGATCGTCGATATTGCCCATGAAGCCATGACCCGGCTGGACATCGAACCTGTTATTCGCCCCATCCGGGGAGGAACAGATGGTTCCCAGCTATCCTATATGGGTATGCCAACACCGAATATCTTCACTGGCGGTGAGAACTACCATGGCAAATTCGAATATGTATCGGTAGATAATATGGTGAAGGCAACCCGCGTCATTGTAGAGATTGCTCAATTGTTTGAGCAGCACGGAGATATCTAATCCGCTTAAAGCGCGGTGCACAAAGAGCACCCTCTGGTATATTCCGGAGGGTGCTCTTTGTGGTCTTAACTTTTAAAAGTTATCACTCATAGATATTGCCTCCCGCGATGACACGCAGCTGTTCCAGATCACAGATCACGAGCTTTCGCTGCACTTTGCGAATAATATTTCGATCACACAGATCGTGAACGACCCTGTTCAGATGTCTGTAACTGGTACCCAGCATATCCGCCAGCTCAGTCAGCTTGGAGGTCTGAATCTCTTCGGAAGAGGTCTCATCCTGATCCATGGTGGACAACAGATAGCTGGCAAATCGGCTCTCAACGGGATATAGCATATTCAGACTCGACAGGTTGGAGAAGGTGTACAATTTATGCGTAACTTGACTGAGCATGAAGTGGAGAAATTTAGGATTCTCTGCATACGTATTCTGGAGAGAACGATAGCTGATACCAAGCAGCAGGCTTTTGCTCACAGATTCTACCGTATTATTGGCCTCCTTGCCATTGACCAGTTCCAGATCGCCCACAAGCGCGAGGGGTGTACTGAAACGAAGCAACAGCGACTTGCCGTTAGGCAGGGTGGTATAGATCTTGAGCTTGCCCTGCACGAGAAAATACAATCGCTCAGGCCGCTCGCCTTTGGCACATATCAACTCACCCTTGGCAGCCTCCAGCAGTCGCAACTCAGCGAGTGCAGACTCGTCCAGCACCTGATCCAGTCCATTCTCACGTGCAAGCTTACGCATTAGCCCAAAGTCCATAATTTCTTTCATTCCGACTTCCCCTCCGTTGCCATATATAACGTACCCAAAGGGACATATGTCCCATAATTGATATCAACCCGTACAAATATCTTGATATAAAAATAGTTACAACTAGAACTTATATCCAATAAATCATTTTAGATGGGAAATATTTAAAAATTTAATCATAAAATGTTCATTTTTCATGCAAAATGCCGTTCACGAAAAGCCCTTCCTGTCCGATGAAAGATAGAGCCTTCTATAGATCGTTAAAATAATTCATTTAAATATTGAAAGGATGAGCACATTCAATGAACGTTGTAGATGCACTGCTTAAAGTCATGCCTTATATTAGTAAGATCCTCAGAGAGCCGGCCAGTTTGACTGTATATGATCATGAAAAAGTATTGGATGTCATTATGACAGATAAATTTGATCTTGGTTTTGAAAAAGGAATGCCTCTCTTGGATTCGTTCCAAAACTTTGCCGTCTTGAAAAACGGAAGAGAAGCTACCCTCTCTACTCTCTCCAAAGAAGTTTTTGGTATTGAGCTGGATACCCTGAACATTCCGATCTTTGATGATCAGCAAAAAGTCGTTGCTGTCTTCTGTGTATCTTATGACCAGTCCAATCAGAATCAACTTGAAGATATTATACAAGAAAATCAGGCTATCAATGGTAACCTCGTTGATATGGTGCAACACGTTGCCGCTCATGCTGAAGAATTGCAGGCGACCAGTGAGCAGATCCTGCAAAACACACGACTTGCTGTTCAGAACTCTTCCCAAATCAACAAAGTAGCCGGGTTCATTCGCGAAATCTCCGAACAAACCAACTTGCTTGGCCTGAATGCCGCTATTGAAGCTGCACGCGTTGGTGAAGCCGGTGCTGGCTTTGGGGTGGTTGCTTCCGAAGTACGCAAACTGTCTGTGGATGCCAAACAAGCTACAAGTGATATTGATACCAGTCTGAGAGATGTACAACAGGTGATCAAACAGATGGAAGTTGAGGTCTCCCAGATTGCAGCCTCTTCACAGGAACAAGCGACGCTTGTATCTTCCTTCACAGATGTCATCGAGAAGCTCAATGACACGGGCGAGCGTATGAAAGCTCTGTCGGAACAACTGATCAGCTACTCGATCAAAAACTAAAATTTAACGTGTCACCAGATTCCCGATGCATATCGGTTATTCTGGTGACACATCGAATATGTAATAAACAGGACTTGGGTTTCCATGATGGATAATCCAAGTCCTGTTTATTATGTCCGTTTGGTTATTATTAACCAAATTCAGCTATCATCTTAATTTGCTACACGTACTGATTTGTCCCCAATCACTTCTTCTTCCGACTCCCAGCACTCTACTTCACCCGGAATATGAATGCGGTCCCGCGTAAAGATCGGGTCACGTCCTTCGGCTTTCTGTTTCTTGTAGTCCTTCAGTGCTTCAAACGTCACCTTGGACAGCATCAGAATCGCAATCAGGTTCACCACCACCATGAGCCCCATGAACAGGTCCGCCAAATCCCATACCAGCTGTACTTTGGCTACCGCACCGAACACCACCATCGCGATAACGCAAATGCGGTATACCCACAGCCAAACTTTATTGGATTTGATAAACTCAATATTGGTTTCCCCATAGTAATAATTTCCGATTAGCGTACTGAAGGCAAACAGGAACACCATGACCGCCAGGAATCCCGATGCCCATGGACCAATATGTACACTTAAAGCAGCCTGAGTCAATTCAATGCCACCCAGATTGGAACCTTTGTACACCCCGGATAGCAAAATAATCATGGCTGTGCTTGTACATATAACTAACGTATCTGTCAGCACACCAAAAGCCTGAATAAGTCCCTGCTTCACCGGATGTGTTGTATCCGCTGTAGCAGCGGCATTCGGGGCACTACCCATGCCCGCCTCATTGGAGAACAATCCGCGTTTCACACCGTTCATCAGCGCAGCACCCAACGTTCCGCCTGCCACCTGCTCGATGCCGAAGGCATTTTTGACGATCAACGCAATCATGGACGGAAGCTGGGTAATGTTCGCCAGCACCACAAAAGCCGCTACCCCAATGTACAATACGGCGAGCACAACGACGATGTACTCCGATGCTTTTGCAATCCGTTTGACACCGCCCATAATAATTCCTGCAAATATCACGGCCATAATGATACCCACCGTTAACCGATCCGTACCGAATGAGTTTTCGAATGCGACGGTAATGGTGTTCGACTGCACCGCATTAAAGACCAAGCCGAATGAAAGCGTAATGAGAATGGCAAATAAAATCCCCATCCAGCGCTTCCCCAGCCCACGCTCCATATAATACGCCGGACCCCCGCGGAATCCGCCCTTATCCTTCACTTTATAGATCTGAGCCAGCGTGCTCTCCACAAAACTGGAGGCAGAACCAATAATCGCAATAACCCACATCCAGAATACAGCCCCAGGTCCCCCCAGTGCGATGGCCAGTGCAATACCGGTAATATTCCCTGTGCCTACGCGGGCCGCCATACTGATACAGAATGCCTGAAATGGTGAGATTTTGCCCGGTTCCTTACTTTTCGGCTCTCGAAGCACCTTCACCATATCTCCAATCATGCGGAATTGCATGAATCGGGTCTTGGTGGTGAAGTATATACCACATACTACCAATAGTATAATTAACACTTTGGACCATAGAAAATCATTGAAAATGACGACAATATCTTGTATTGTTTGCTCCATCGGTATGCCCCTTTTATATGGTGTATTTCGAGTACAGAGATGAGTCAGATGAAAAGTTTGTACCATTCTGCACAACATCGGACCCAGACTTTCAGATGTTACTTATACTACAAGCGCATCTACGAAAATCGACAAATACCTACATGTAATCTCTACATTTATTTTAAAAATGGGCGTTAATTGCCCAATCATTGTCATTTAACCTAACATGTCAGGTTCTATGCAAGCAGAGAAAGGAAATGACTGATATGCGTTATTTTATTGTGGATGATGATCCTGGTGTTCGTTCCATGTTGATGGATATTATTGAGGATGAGGGACTTGGCGATATTGCCGGGGAAGCTGAGGACGGAGCACACATTCACGCAGAACTGTTGGAACTACATAAGGTGGATGTACTGCTGATTGATCTGTTGATGCCACAACGGGACGGGATTCAGACTGTACGGGCGCTTGAGGGAAGGTTCGAGGGCAAGATCGTCATGATCTCCCAGATCGAGTCGAAAAATATGATCGGAGAAGCCTACTCACTAGGCATTGAATATTACATTACGAAGCCGATTAACCGCTTGGAGATTCTGTCTGTTCTGCGGCTGGTGGGCGAGAGGTTACGGATGCAGCAATCCATCGCAGATATTCAGCGGACATTGCAGGGATTGTCCGGTTTGCACCCTAACGAGCGCACTGCGGCTCCGGTTCCGGACAAAACGATTACTACAGCAGGACATTTCCTGCTGTCCGAGATGGGCATGATCGGCGAAGCGGGAAGCAGAGATCTGCTGGACATGCTCGAATATCTGGAGCAGGTAGAGACAGATGAGCATAAGCTGTCGCCCTATACGTTCCCATCCCTCAAAGACATCTTTCAGAACGTAGCAGTACGCAAGCTGGGAGAGAACGCCTCTCTCGCGGAGGTTAACAAGGAGATCAAGGCATCAGAACAACGTGTCCGCAGGGCTATCTTCCAGACACTGAGCCATGTGGTTTCTCTGGGATTAACGGATTATACACATCCCAAGTTCGAGAACTATGCATCCAAATTTTTCGATTTTACCGAAATCCGCAAGAAAATGCTGGAGCTGCAAAACAATGTGGAGCCTTCTCTGTCCCAGACACGCATTAATACGAAAAAGTTCGTACAGGTGTTATATCTGGAAGCCAAACGATTGCTGCATTAAGCAGATGCATGATGGATACGATGCAAAAACAAACAGGCATGAATACTACGCCAATATGGACCTCCTTCTCAACTGAGGCTGTCCATTTCGGCGATATTCATGCCCGTCTGTACGACCAAGCGCTACGATCTATTTCTTCGTTCCGTATATAAAATTAAAATCCATTCGGGCTCAGCCCCGTGAATGGTTTCGGCTAACTCGGTTATACTCATTAATCAATTCGTCCAATGCCATAGACTGCCGAATCACATCGGGATGTCCAAGACCACCCTTGTTATGCTCTACCAGCATATGAAGGTTATGTCTGGCCTTTTCTATTTTATTTTTCAAATCCAAACTCATAACCATGACCCCTGATACCTCCTTATTCTGTGAACCATTTTAGTTTTTCCTGTCAATCTATAGATGGATTAACATATGGCATAGGGGACAAGGATGTTTTGTCTTCTTCTCCAAATTTTGATAAATACTATTCTATCACACAAGAGCGTATCCGAAAATGACTGATTTAACGCTATTTTAGCGAATAATCAAGGATTGGATTCTAGCGTTGGAGCTCATCATTCACAGCCAGAACGGATTGTGTCGTTATTGTGTATATTGAAAAAACAAAAGTCTATTGACTCAAAAGGTAATAAAATCCCTTTCCATAACGGGGCCATTCAGGTACAATAGGGCGATGTGTGTGTCCGGACCCGGCGGATACAAATGATGTAATTTAGAGGACGGCCAACGACGGCCATTGATCCTGATTTGATATTATTGGAGGCTTATCATCACCATGCAGACCGATTCACAGACTAAAGTCAAAATTGTTAATGCCGATCCCAGCGCAATGGGATTATTTGGGTTGGCAATCGTAACCCTGGTCGCTTCTTCCCAGAAGCTTGGCATTACAGAAGGACTTAGCTACGCTATTCCTTGGGCGATCTTCCTGGGTGCATTCGCCCAGTTATTCGCATGCATTCAAGATTCCAAACGCAACAATACTTTTGGTACAACGGCTTTCGGCGCGTACGCATTCTTCTGGTTCGCTATGGCTGCCAACTGGATGATCAAAATGGGCGTATTCGGCTCCACGCTTGCTGAACAGGCCGATGGCAAGCAGCTCGGATTTGCTTTTGCCGGATACCTGGTGTTCACCTTGTTCATGACAATTGGTGCTATTGAAGCGAATAAAGTATTGCTTATCATCTTCATTCTGATCGACTTCCTGTTCCTTGGCTTGACCTTTGATGCTTTCGGCGTAGCTCCTCACATTTTCCACACCATTGCAGCATACGCTGAACTGGCGATCGGAATTGTGTCCCTGTATGGTACAGGCGCTTCGGTACTGAACGCTCACTTCGGCTATACGTTCTTGCCGATCGGCAAACCGTCCGGCATTTTCAAACCCAAGGCTTAATATACAGCAGTAAACCGCCCGCGCGCCGGTCCGCGCCTGGCGGTTTTTTTGCACTCTGACTTCAATGAACTACGAATCCGACCGAAACTTATACTAAGGGATGCTATATAAGTCAAACTAAACATTTACACGGAACGTAGAGGACAGAAATAACTTGAAGAAACGGAGTGGTCGCCTTTATCCCCGGATTATTTCTTTATAAAAAGGAATCATAAAAATCTGGGGATAACAGCGATCGGAGAGTTGTTCTGTCATCGGAGTGGCCAGTGTAAATAATCTTTAATTGAACTTATATAGATCAAAAATAGACCCTACAACACATGAAATGTCACAGCAGCCATACTGTAAGGAGGAAAAAGCATGAGAGAGATACCGAAACCTACGGAAATGGATCAGGTGGAGAAAAAGTACGTACGCGAAACGCGTTGTTTTAAGACGGCACGGGTATTCCCAACCGATGTCAACAATCATAACACTCTGTTCGGCGGCAAGCTGATGTCCTACATCGATGATATTGCATCCATCGCCGCTTCCAAGCTATGCCGGGTAAATACCGTAACAGCTTCAACCGACTCTGTCGATTTCCTGTACCCGATTAACCCGACGGATTCGGTGACACTTGAATCGTTCGCGTCCTGGACAGGACGAAGTTCCATGGAGATTTTTGTGAAGGTCATTCGTGAGGATCTGAAGACTGGAGAGAAGAAAATTGCGGCGACCGCATTTTTGACCTTTGTGGCCCTGGACGAAAATAACCGCAAACTGATTGTACCTCGCATTATCCCGGAGACCGAAGAAGAGAAGAAACTATACGAGACCGCTCCGGATCGGGCGGCCATGCGGAAACAACGGCGGGAAGAGAGCAAGAAATTCGCTGACTTCCTAACCGTTACTTATCCTTGGGAATAAGAATACGCTCAATCATCATAATGTTGCACAAAAGGTTATCTGGACGATGCCGGATAGATGGACACTGCTCTGCTATCCGGCAGTTCGCCACCCATGGAGACACACCATTGCTGATAGATGCGATACGCCGCACCACTCTCCAACAACCCCTGACAAGTGTATATGCCCTCTTCGATGGAATTGACACGGCCCGCTGCGTACAAGCGGAAACCTCCATTTAACAAGACCTGATTCACAAAAGCGATATGACCATCACCGCTTAACACACTTTCCGCCACTTCAAGCTGTTTCGCAGCCGTCCAGACCAGCTCCGGCACTGGCATATCTAGTTCGTAGGCTGCAGGATCAACCAGTTCCAGCTTCATATCGCCATCTTCCACGGCGTATACGCGGGTTGGCCGATCGATATACAGATCCTCAGACCCTTCCATCCCCTGTACCACATAAGCACGGCGATAGTTAAACCGAGTAAGCAGCTTCGCAATCCGATCGAGAAAGGTATTATGAAACACACCAAACACCAGATACGGTGAATGGTTATAATCAATGAGTTTCTCTGCCGTGTTAAACACCGTGCGGAAACCCAGCTCTTCCCGTAACGGACGAAGCTTGCGAAGAGGCTCGCACCATTCTTCGGAGGATACATACATGACACCCGAACGCAATGCAGCACCCCGGGCATCTTCCCGATCCATTTTACGTGTATCAATTCCCGCTTCCTTTAACAGAACCGACAGCGTAACTCCCCACTTGGGTGGTAAAGGATCACTCCCATGTAAAGTCACCGGCAACCCTGCCGCCGCGAGTACAAATGCAACCGGAAACGTAGCCATGAATGACTTTGTTCGTCCATCATAAGGACCGGCGCAGTCCAATCCATCCTGAAATACGGAGAACCGTTCCGCGCTGTTACGGCACGCATGAACAAAGGCTTCCAGTTCCTCGACGTTTTCCATTTTCATTCGTTCAGCCATTAGAAACGCAGCCGTCTGGGCAGGGGAAACCTCCTGTTTCAGGATTTTCTCTGCAACCGTCAGTGCCTCTGTATAATTCAGATCACGCGAGCCTCGTTTCCCACGCCCGACCTCTCGGAGTATCTGAGACATATCCATGGAGAACCCTCCTTCCAATTAAGACTGGAGCAGTTGATGTGCCTTCACAATCGCTGTGGCTACATCGACCATCCGTTTGCGTTCATCCATCGCTTTCTTGCGTAACAGGTCATAGGCTTCAGCCTCGGAGATCTGCTTCAGATCACTCAGGATCGCCTTCGCCATATCAATCCACTTCCGATCTTCCAGCCTGGATTGCAGCTGCTTCCGTTCCTGCTCCCACTGCTTGCGTTCCATGTAGCGCCGGGCTGCAAAGTGAAGGCTCCAGTGGATCTCCGGTCCAGTCATCGATGGTGTGAGTATTCCATCAATTGAGGTTTCAATCTCGCATGATTCTGCGGAAGAAGAGGCCGTATCTGGCGCGCACCACCAAAGCAGCGGGGAATCCGACTTCCCCTTTCCCAGGCAGTTCACCCAGTATTCCACATCAGCCAGCGACAGGTGCAAGATGGACGCTTCCGCCTCACGAGCCAGCTTCAGCGCTTCCGTTTCACTGCCTGCCACCTGTACATGGTACCCGTTTGCTCCCAGCAGCCTCTCCGGTGTCAGAGGGATTGCATCAGATGAGGCAGGTATCGTTGGTTGTACACGGATGACCAATAAAGATCGCATGATGAATCAATCCCTCCCTATTACGTATAGTCAGAGTCCATAACATTTAAGGCGTTAATACATGAAAGCAATAAATGTGTTATATTACCTAACAAAAAGCAGATGGTAACAATTCTGCGTCTTGATTTTAAAATTCGAATCATCTTTTCACGCCTCATCATCCTGCAATAAAAA belongs to Paenibacillus sp. FSL H8-0079 and includes:
- a CDS encoding anthranilate phosphoribosyltransferase, with protein sequence MDMSQILREVGRGKRGSRDLNYTEALTVAEKILKQEVSPAQTAAFLMAERMKMENVEELEAFVHACRNSAERFSVFQDGLDCAGPYDGRTKSFMATFPVAFVLAAAGLPVTLHGSDPLPPKWGVTLSVLLKEAGIDTRKMDREDARGAALRSGVMYVSSEEWCEPLRKLRPLREELGFRTVFNTAEKLIDYNHSPYLVFGVFHNTFLDRIAKLLTRFNYRRAYVVQGMEGSEDLYIDRPTRVYAVEDGDMKLELVDPAAYELDMPVPELVWTAAKQLEVAESVLSGDGHIAFVNQVLLNGGFRLYAAGRVNSIEEGIYTCQGLLESGAAYRIYQQWCVSMGGELPDSRAVSIYPASSR
- the pepT gene encoding peptidase T, which gives rise to MKDILIQRLSTYVQMDTQSDENSETCPSTPGQLALGKLLVEECNSIGLQEVTMDENGYVMATLPSNTDKDVPVIGFLAHLDTATDFTGKDVKPQVIDNYDGADIVLNSELDVVLSNKDFPELHEYKGHTLITTDGTTLLGADNKAGIAEIMTAMAYLIEHPEVKHGKIRVAFTPDEEIGRGPHKFDVAAFGAKYAYTVDGGPLGELEYESFNAAAAKITVRGTNVHPGTAKDKMVNSLKIAMELNRRLPVEEAPEFTDAYDGFYHLLSLEGDVELTKMSYIIRDFDREKFEERKTNLLNIVNELKSKYGEKSITVELNDQYYNMREKIEPVRQIVDIAHEAMTRLDIEPVIRPIRGGTDGSQLSYMGMPTPNIFTGGENYHGKFEYVSVDNMVKATRVIVEIAQLFEQHGDI
- a CDS encoding ANTAR domain-containing protein: MRSLLVIRVQPTIPASSDAIPLTPERLLGANGYHVQVAGSETEALKLAREAEASILHLSLADVEYWVNCLGKGKSDSPLLWWCAPDTASSSAESCEIETSIDGILTPSMTGPEIHWSLHFAARRYMERKQWEQERKQLQSRLEDRKWIDMAKAILSDLKQISEAEAYDLLRKKAMDERKRMVDVATAIVKAHQLLQS
- a CDS encoding GPR1/FUN34/YaaH family transporter, translating into MQTDSQTKVKIVNADPSAMGLFGLAIVTLVASSQKLGITEGLSYAIPWAIFLGAFAQLFACIQDSKRNNTFGTTAFGAYAFFWFAMAANWMIKMGVFGSTLAEQADGKQLGFAFAGYLVFTLFMTIGAIEANKVLLIIFILIDFLFLGLTFDAFGVAPHIFHTIAAYAELAIGIVSLYGTGASVLNAHFGYTFLPIGKPSGIFKPKA
- a CDS encoding alanine/glycine:cation symporter family protein produces the protein MEQTIQDIVVIFNDFLWSKVLIILLVVCGIYFTTKTRFMQFRMIGDMVKVLREPKSKEPGKISPFQAFCISMAARVGTGNITGIALAIALGGPGAVFWMWVIAIIGSASSFVESTLAQIYKVKDKGGFRGGPAYYMERGLGKRWMGILFAILITLSFGLVFNAVQSNTITVAFENSFGTDRLTVGIIMAVIFAGIIMGGVKRIAKASEYIVVVLAVLYIGVAAFVVLANITQLPSMIALIVKNAFGIEQVAGGTLGAALMNGVKRGLFSNEAGMGSAPNAAATADTTHPVKQGLIQAFGVLTDTLVICTSTAMIILLSGVYKGSNLGGIELTQAALSVHIGPWASGFLAVMVFLFAFSTLIGNYYYGETNIEFIKSNKVWLWVYRICVIAMVVFGAVAKVQLVWDLADLFMGLMVVVNLIAILMLSKVTFEALKDYKKQKAEGRDPIFTRDRIHIPGEVECWESEEEVIGDKSVRVAN
- a CDS encoding methyl-accepting chemotaxis protein, coding for MNVVDALLKVMPYISKILREPASLTVYDHEKVLDVIMTDKFDLGFEKGMPLLDSFQNFAVLKNGREATLSTLSKEVFGIELDTLNIPIFDDQQKVVAVFCVSYDQSNQNQLEDIIQENQAINGNLVDMVQHVAAHAEELQATSEQILQNTRLAVQNSSQINKVAGFIREISEQTNLLGLNAAIEAARVGEAGAGFGVVASEVRKLSVDAKQATSDIDTSLRDVQQVIKQMEVEVSQIAASSQEQATLVSSFTDVIEKLNDTGERMKALSEQLISYSIKN
- a CDS encoding cyclic nucleotide-binding domain-containing protein, whose translation is MKEIMDFGLMRKLARENGLDQVLDESALAELRLLEAAKGELICAKGERPERLYFLVQGKLKIYTTLPNGKSLLLRFSTPLALVGDLELVNGKEANNTVESVSKSLLLGISYRSLQNTYAENPKFLHFMLSQVTHKLYTFSNLSSLNMLYPVESRFASYLLSTMDQDETSSEEIQTSKLTELADMLGTSYRHLNRVVHDLCDRNIIRKVQRKLVICDLEQLRVIAGGNIYE
- a CDS encoding response regulator gives rise to the protein MRYFIVDDDPGVRSMLMDIIEDEGLGDIAGEAEDGAHIHAELLELHKVDVLLIDLLMPQRDGIQTVRALEGRFEGKIVMISQIESKNMIGEAYSLGIEYYITKPINRLEILSVLRLVGERLRMQQSIADIQRTLQGLSGLHPNERTAAPVPDKTITTAGHFLLSEMGMIGEAGSRDLLDMLEYLEQVETDEHKLSPYTFPSLKDIFQNVAVRKLGENASLAEVNKEIKASEQRVRRAIFQTLSHVVSLGLTDYTHPKFENYASKFFDFTEIRKKMLELQNNVEPSLSQTRINTKKFVQVLYLEAKRLLH
- a CDS encoding aspartyl-phosphate phosphatase Spo0E family protein, which gives rise to MVMSLDLKNKIEKARHNLHMLVEHNKGGLGHPDVIRQSMALDELINEYNRVSRNHSRG
- a CDS encoding acyl-CoA thioesterase, producing MEKKYVRETRCFKTARVFPTDVNNHNTLFGGKLMSYIDDIASIAASKLCRVNTVTASTDSVDFLYPINPTDSVTLESFASWTGRSSMEIFVKVIREDLKTGEKKIAATAFLTFVALDENNRKLIVPRIIPETEEEKKLYETAPDRAAMRKQRREESKKFADFLTVTYPWE